The Desulfuromonas acetoxidans DSM 684 genome segment AGGCGTTCTCTGGCGGTGCCGAATTACCTCTGCCGATGGTCGTCTACCGGGAAACAGCACCTCACTCACCGTGTGGTGCGATGACCAGAGACGGGTGGTCAAAGCCGAGGCTCCTTTTCTGTGGGGACTCGGCAAGGTTGTTATTCAGAGAATAAGTGAGTCATCATGATCAAGTCCGATTTTGGCCAACCGGCCATGTTGAAATTTCTTATTTTGCTGACCATTGCTTCCAGCATGGGCTTGCAAACCTGGATGATTCTCTTTAACAACTTTGCTGTTGATGTGGCCGGGTTGAACGGTCAGCAGGTGGGTGTGATCGGCTCTGTGCGGGAGATTCCCGGGTTGCTGGCCCTGCTCGTTGTTTATGTGCTGCTGGTGATCAGTGAACATCGTCTGGCGGCATTGTCCGTCGTTGTGGTTGGTGTGGGCAGTGTGGTTACCGGTTTTTTACCCAGCTATGGCGGGCTGATCTTTTCCACTTTGGTGATCAGTTTTGGTTTCCATTACTATGAGACCACCAATCAATCGTTGACCCTGCAGTATTTTGATATCCATACATCACCGTTGATCTTCGGCCGCTTGAAAAGTCTGACATCTGCGGTGAATATTGCCATGGGACTGACAGTTTTCGTCCTCGGCTTGTTCCTTGAGTATCAGACAATTTTTATTCTCATCGGGGTGGCCGTCGCTTTAGTCGGTTTGTGGGGACTGTGTCAAAATCCGTCCAGTGCCGACGTGGTGCCACAGCGCCAGAGGATGGTGTTCCGTCGCAAATACTTTCTGTTTTACTTTCTCACCTGTATGGCTGGTGCGCGGCGGCAGATTTTTATCGCCTTTTCAGTCTTCCTGCTGGTCAAGGAGTTTGATTGCAGTGTGACGCAGGTTGCTGCGCTGTTCGTGGTTAATAACCTGATTAATTACTTTGTCAGTCCCATGATTGGTCGCGCGATTGTCCGCTTTGGCGAACGCAA includes the following:
- a CDS encoding MFS transporter, whose translation is MIKSDFGQPAMLKFLILLTIASSMGLQTWMILFNNFAVDVAGLNGQQVGVIGSVREIPGLLALLVVYVLLVISEHRLAALSVVVVGVGSVVTGFLPSYGGLIFSTLVISFGFHYYETTNQSLTLQYFDIHTSPLIFGRLKSLTSAVNIAMGLTVFVLGLFLEYQTIFILIGVAVALVGLWGLCQNPSSADVVPQRQRMVFRRKYFLFYFLTCMAGARRQIFIAFSVFLLVKEFDCSVTQVAALFVVNNLINYFVSPMIGRAIVRFGERKVLSLEYGSLIAVFLGYAWADSLWVVMGLYVIDHILFSFAMAIRTYFQKVADPRDVAPSMAVGFTINHVAAVVMPVIGGALWMIDYSIPFIAGSIMSGISLVAVQWIRTDVSGIKNPA